A single genomic interval of Lacrimispora sphenoides JCM 1415 harbors:
- a CDS encoding glycoside hydrolase family 65 protein produces the protein MIKERFSGKLKELLSSDDWMILQQEYEPEENLKFESLFSLSNGYLGIRGSYEEGGKITLPYLYINGVFDKSETFMRELAALPNWLGIKLYIEKELIGIENCQILKFSRALDMKQALLAKSYILRDKKGRETLVEGIRFVSRANVHRMGIKLYVTPLNYSGIIEVENIIDGTIINFHDAPRFKVKHTYMTANDALDKDGIYMEVATRDDHLHVGSGCRIEAYKNGKGILKNRMFHAFGEQGVEFGDFDAMEGETVEIIKYVSMYTERDAARYALHGSVKDEIDGFLEIGFEEELAAHRAVYEEMWKAADIRIEGDFELDRAVRFNIFHLMSTGNERDARVNVGAKLLSGEEYGGHAFWDTEIFMLPFFAYVFPKTARNLESYRYHLLDAARENARKNGYKGAQYPWESADDGTEQCPDWTIEPDGSCYRCYVAVYEHHVTAAVAYGIYNYVKITRDIDFLLNQGVEILTETARFWASRCEYVAEKDCYEINQVTGPDEWHEPVNNNLYTNYLAKWNLRYVIALIDTLKKEHAKDYDTIIRKTGLTDGEIKNWEIVQEKMYLPRKEGTSLLEQFEGYFKLDDVVIEKYDENDWPIRPEAFKTKKARQTQIIKQADVVMLLHLMGEEFSEDEIGQNYEYYEKRTLHGSSLSPSIYSVMGLKVGDDSKAYRYLKRAAFLDLLNLQKNTREGIHAANTGGVWQTVVFGFAGVSIGEDGMLTVRPHMPKEWEGLDFSLHYRNSWLKITISRDNSVLVKVLDGEALNVKVNGQIIKASRE, from the coding sequence ATGATAAAAGAGAGATTTTCAGGGAAATTAAAAGAGTTGCTAAGCTCCGATGACTGGATGATTCTGCAGCAGGAATATGAACCGGAAGAAAATTTGAAATTTGAAAGTTTATTCAGTTTATCCAATGGGTATCTGGGAATCAGGGGAAGTTATGAAGAAGGCGGGAAAATAACCCTCCCATATTTATATATTAATGGCGTATTTGATAAATCAGAAACCTTTATGAGGGAACTTGCTGCACTTCCCAATTGGCTTGGGATAAAGCTTTATATTGAAAAAGAGCTGATTGGAATAGAAAACTGCCAGATTCTAAAGTTTTCCAGAGCCCTTGATATGAAACAGGCCCTTCTTGCAAAAAGTTATATATTGCGGGATAAAAAGGGAAGAGAAACCCTGGTGGAAGGAATCCGGTTTGTGAGCCGTGCCAATGTACATCGCATGGGAATCAAACTGTATGTCACACCGTTAAATTACAGCGGAATCATAGAAGTGGAAAATATCATTGACGGTACGATAATTAACTTCCATGATGCCCCCCGCTTTAAAGTAAAACATACATATATGACAGCAAATGATGCGCTGGATAAAGATGGTATTTATATGGAAGTGGCGACCAGGGATGATCACCTTCATGTAGGATCCGGATGCCGGATCGAAGCCTATAAAAATGGCAAGGGAATTCTGAAAAACCGGATGTTCCACGCCTTTGGGGAACAAGGGGTGGAGTTTGGTGATTTTGATGCCATGGAAGGGGAAACAGTAGAAATCATAAAATATGTATCCATGTATACAGAACGTGATGCAGCCAGATATGCACTTCATGGGTCGGTAAAAGATGAAATAGATGGATTTTTAGAAATAGGTTTTGAAGAAGAGCTGGCAGCCCATAGGGCGGTTTATGAGGAGATGTGGAAAGCCGCGGATATCCGTATTGAAGGTGACTTTGAGCTGGACCGGGCAGTCCGTTTCAATATTTTCCATTTAATGAGCACGGGCAATGAGAGAGATGCCAGAGTCAATGTGGGCGCAAAGCTCCTTTCCGGCGAAGAATACGGCGGCCATGCCTTTTGGGATACGGAAATTTTCATGCTTCCCTTTTTTGCATACGTTTTCCCTAAAACGGCAAGAAATCTGGAATCTTACCGGTATCATTTGCTGGATGCAGCAAGGGAAAATGCCAGGAAAAACGGCTATAAAGGAGCACAATATCCATGGGAATCTGCGGATGACGGCACAGAGCAGTGCCCTGACTGGACCATTGAGCCGGATGGTTCCTGTTACCGCTGTTATGTAGCCGTTTATGAGCATCACGTGACGGCGGCAGTTGCTTATGGCATTTATAATTATGTGAAAATAACCAGAGACATCGATTTTTTACTGAACCAGGGAGTGGAGATTTTAACAGAAACAGCAAGGTTTTGGGCCAGCCGGTGTGAATATGTCGCAGAAAAGGACTGCTATGAGATTAACCAGGTAACCGGCCCTGATGAATGGCATGAACCGGTAAATAACAATCTCTATACCAATTATCTGGCGAAATGGAATCTGCGCTATGTGATTGCCTTAATTGACACCCTTAAGAAAGAGCATGCCAAAGATTATGATACGATAATCCGGAAAACAGGGTTAACGGACGGAGAAATCAAAAATTGGGAGATCGTCCAGGAAAAGATGTACCTTCCGAGAAAAGAAGGCACGAGCCTTTTAGAGCAGTTTGAAGGTTACTTTAAGCTGGATGATGTGGTGATTGAAAAATACGATGAAAATGACTGGCCGATTCGTCCGGAAGCCTTTAAGACCAAGAAGGCAAGACAGACACAGATTATTAAGCAGGCGGATGTGGTCATGCTTCTTCACTTAATGGGAGAAGAATTTTCGGAAGATGAGATAGGTCAAAATTACGAGTATTATGAAAAACGTACCCTTCATGGATCTTCTTTAAGCCCAAGCATTTACTCTGTTATGGGATTAAAGGTAGGAGACGATTCCAAGGCGTACCGGTATCTGAAAAGAGCCGCTTTCCTGGATTTGCTGAACTTACAGAAAAACACGAGGGAAGGGATTCACGCTGCAAATACCGGAGGCGTATGGCAGACCGTGGTATTTGGATTTGCCGGGGTTTCCATTGGGGAAGACGGTATGCTGACTGTTCGCCCTCACATGCCAAAGGAATGGGAGGGGCTGGACTTTAGCCTCCACTATCGGAATTCCTGGTTAAAGATCACCATCAGCAGGGATAACAGCGTCTTAGTGAAGGTACTGGACGGGGAAGCCCTTAATGTAAAGGTAAATGGGCAGATCATAAAGGCATCCAGGGAATAG
- a CDS encoding DMT family transporter gives MKKRLAIGGLILVTIIWGGGFVASDMALESMRPFQIMAVRFLLGTILMGLISIRSLKGITKSEVKAGGLMGLALFAGFAFQIVGLQYTTPSKNAFLTALNVVIVPFISFLILRKKIGARGIAGAVMSIAGVALLSLDRNFSLGLGDGLTLICAVGFAFQIFLTSEYVKKYRATVLNFIQMITAFFLSFISLIAFGETQFHVTGKGILSVLYLGVISTTVCYLLQTASQKYVDETKAAIILSLESVFGTLFSILILGEIVTPRMLAGSLIILGAVVISNLSEAGQVE, from the coding sequence ATGAAAAAAAGGCTTGCAATCGGGGGGCTTATCTTAGTAACCATCATATGGGGCGGCGGCTTTGTTGCCAGCGATATGGCTCTGGAGAGTATGAGACCATTTCAGATTATGGCGGTCCGTTTTCTATTAGGCACTATTTTAATGGGGCTGATCAGCATACGTTCCTTAAAAGGAATCACAAAATCAGAAGTAAAGGCAGGGGGGCTCATGGGTCTCGCCCTCTTTGCCGGATTTGCATTTCAGATTGTGGGGCTTCAATACACCACACCCTCTAAAAATGCATTTTTAACAGCGTTAAATGTGGTGATCGTTCCGTTTATTTCATTTCTGATCTTAAGAAAGAAAATAGGAGCAAGAGGGATCGCCGGGGCAGTGATGTCCATAGCAGGTGTGGCCCTTCTGTCATTAGACCGAAATTTTTCCTTAGGCCTTGGGGACGGGCTGACTCTTATCTGCGCTGTTGGGTTTGCATTTCAAATATTTCTTACAAGTGAATATGTAAAGAAATACCGTGCGACTGTATTGAACTTTATTCAGATGATAACCGCATTCTTTTTATCCTTCATCAGCTTAATTGCTTTTGGAGAGACACAGTTTCATGTGACCGGGAAAGGAATATTAAGTGTTCTTTATTTAGGAGTGATCAGCACAACGGTATGCTACCTGCTTCAGACAGCAAGCCAGAAATATGTAGATGAAACAAAAGCGGCTATTATTCTGTCCCTGGAATCCGTATTTGGAACATTGTTTTCTATTCTGATTCTTGGGGAAATTGTCACCCCCCGCATGTTGGCGGGCAGCTTGATCATCTTAGGAGCAGTTGTAATATCAAACCTTTCAGAAGCCGGGCAGGTAGAATAG
- the pgmB gene encoding beta-phosphoglucomutase — MKYKAVIFDLDGVICHTDRYHYQAWKQVAEELGVYFDEEINNRLRGISRMESLEIILENYHGNLNQEEKTFLAEKKNEIYKELLKHMSPKDLSGEVKATLNALRLKGLKLGIGSSSKNAGFILERIGLFGYFDAISDGNNIINSKPDPEVFLKAARFLSEDPKGCLVVEDAKAGLEAAKAGNMDCGAIGDGISCNIATYQLNTFSDLLKIVEP, encoded by the coding sequence ATGAAATATAAGGCAGTTATTTTTGATTTGGATGGGGTGATCTGTCATACGGACAGATACCATTATCAGGCATGGAAACAGGTCGCAGAAGAACTTGGCGTTTATTTTGATGAAGAAATCAATAACCGGTTGCGGGGAATCAGCCGCATGGAAAGTCTTGAGATCATTTTGGAGAATTATCACGGGAACTTAAACCAGGAAGAAAAGACGTTTCTGGCAGAAAAGAAAAATGAAATCTATAAGGAGTTATTGAAGCATATGAGCCCGAAGGATCTTTCCGGGGAAGTAAAGGCAACACTTAATGCCCTCCGCTTAAAAGGGCTGAAGCTTGGCATTGGATCTTCCAGTAAGAATGCAGGATTCATCTTAGAGCGTATTGGCCTTTTTGGGTATTTTGATGCTATTTCTGACGGAAATAATATTATTAATTCCAAACCTGACCCGGAAGTGTTTCTAAAAGCAGCCAGGTTCCTTTCAGAGGACCCGAAAGGCTGCCTTGTGGTAGAAGATGCCAAAGCCGGATTAGAGGCTGCCAAAGCCGGAAATATGGACTGCGGGGCAATTGGAGATGGGATATCCTGCAATATTGCAACCTATCAATTAAATACATTCTCTGATCTGCTTAAAATCGTAGAACCTTGA
- a CDS encoding LacI family DNA-binding transcriptional regulator, whose translation MATIKEIAEMAGVSAATVSRVLNFDDTLNVQDETKQRVFEAAERLEYQMRDKKKYKKKLKLGMISSYSLEEELEDTFYLSVRIAIERKLEEEGFKKFPVNLGDSVESTSNLDGLICLGTFSESMVNKVKSFHKPAVFVDALGDLDLFDSVVTDLRHSVKKVLSYFLQEGHKKIAFIGGRDVDVDGKEVVDLRVPIYRSFMEERGILNEEYIKIGGYTPKHGYRLGKELLAMEERPSAIFTANDSLAVGCYKAIQEAGLCIPEDISIIGFNDISIAKYLIPPLTTVHIYMDFMGSQAVSILAERIYSGREISMHISLPTKLMVRGSVSKWKG comes from the coding sequence GTGGCAACAATTAAAGAAATAGCTGAAATGGCAGGCGTTTCTGCTGCGACCGTATCTCGTGTCCTTAATTTTGATGACACGTTAAATGTACAGGACGAGACGAAACAAAGAGTGTTTGAGGCCGCAGAACGATTAGAATATCAGATGCGGGACAAGAAGAAGTATAAAAAGAAATTAAAGCTTGGCATGATATCATCCTATTCCCTGGAAGAGGAATTAGAAGATACCTTTTATCTATCTGTACGTATTGCAATAGAGAGGAAATTAGAAGAGGAAGGGTTTAAAAAGTTTCCGGTCAATTTAGGGGATTCTGTGGAAAGCACATCGAATCTGGACGGATTGATCTGCCTTGGGACCTTTAGTGAATCCATGGTAAACAAGGTGAAATCCTTTCATAAGCCGGCTGTTTTTGTGGATGCATTGGGTGACTTGGATTTGTTTGATTCCGTGGTAACAGATTTAAGACACTCTGTAAAGAAGGTGCTCAGTTATTTTTTACAGGAAGGCCACAAAAAGATCGCATTTATTGGAGGCCGTGATGTGGATGTGGATGGGAAAGAAGTGGTGGATTTAAGGGTTCCTATTTATCGTTCTTTCATGGAAGAGAGAGGGATTCTAAATGAGGAATATATTAAGATAGGCGGCTATACTCCCAAGCATGGATATAGGCTCGGAAAGGAACTTTTGGCTATGGAAGAAAGGCCAAGCGCTATCTTTACAGCAAACGATTCTTTAGCCGTTGGTTGTTATAAAGCCATACAGGAGGCAGGGCTTTGTATTCCGGAGGATATCAGCATAATTGGATTTAATGATATCTCCATTGCTAAATATTTGATTCCTCCTCTTACGACCGTTCATATTTATATGGATTTTATGGGTTCTCAGGCAGTAAGTATACTGGCGGAACGGATATATTCCGGGCGTGAGATCAGTATGCATATTTCCTTACCTACAAAATTGATGGTTCGGGGAAGTGTCAGTAAATGGAAAGGTTAG
- a CDS encoding MarR family winged helix-turn-helix transcriptional regulator, whose product MNEPIKKQQGILNQQEKELAAIYHSAAIRYGISDSELWVWYALLVWGGEYSQQDICDIWSLPKQTVNSVIANLTKKGYVFLETVPGTRNRKIIRLTEAGKAFGENRVLHIYEAETRVIEKMPEQELKTFIALMGKYITLLREEINKE is encoded by the coding sequence ATGAATGAACCGATCAAAAAGCAACAAGGAATTTTAAACCAACAGGAAAAGGAACTTGCAGCCATCTATCACAGCGCTGCTATAAGATACGGAATTTCTGACAGTGAACTTTGGGTATGGTATGCCCTTCTTGTTTGGGGAGGTGAGTATTCCCAGCAAGACATCTGTGATATATGGTCTTTGCCGAAACAGACTGTCAACTCCGTAATCGCAAATTTAACAAAAAAAGGCTATGTATTCCTGGAAACAGTTCCTGGAACGCGCAACCGGAAAATCATCCGTCTTACCGAAGCAGGAAAAGCGTTTGGTGAAAACAGGGTACTGCATATATATGAAGCAGAAACGAGAGTCATCGAAAAGATGCCGGAGCAGGAGCTTAAGACATTCATCGCATTGATGGGGAAGTATATTACCCTTTTGCGTGAAGAAATAAATAAAGAGTAA
- a CDS encoding CDP-alcohol phosphatidyltransferase family protein: MNREPQNRILTIPNMLSALRICMIPLLVWLYYVKQDYLRTGGLLILSGLTDVVDGFIARRFQMISNLGKVLDPIADKLTQGAMLFCLVTRFPLMMAPLVLLILKEIFAGITGFLVIRNTGQVFGANWHGKAATILLYAMMILHVIWNDIPRILSDMLIVICILMMFVSLVLYGIRNIAALKNTNKT; encoded by the coding sequence ATGAATCGAGAACCTCAAAATAGGATCCTGACAATCCCAAATATGCTTTCCGCTTTACGCATATGCATGATACCGCTTCTTGTCTGGCTATACTACGTAAAACAGGATTATTTAAGGACAGGAGGCCTTCTGATCCTGTCTGGCCTGACAGATGTTGTAGATGGTTTTATTGCAAGACGTTTTCAAATGATCAGCAATTTGGGTAAGGTATTGGACCCGATTGCTGATAAGCTGACCCAGGGGGCGATGCTCTTTTGCCTTGTCACCCGCTTCCCCTTAATGATGGCACCGCTTGTTCTTCTGATTCTGAAAGAGATATTTGCAGGAATCACAGGCTTTTTGGTGATCCGGAACACGGGGCAGGTTTTTGGGGCAAATTGGCATGGTAAAGCAGCAACGATTCTGCTTTATGCCATGATGATCCTTCATGTGATATGGAATGACATTCCCAGGATATTATCGGATATGCTTATTGTAATTTGCATCCTTATGATGTTTGTTTCTCTTGTTCTTTACGGAATCCGCAATATAGCGGCATTGAAGAATACAAACAAAACTTAG
- a CDS encoding glycosyltransferase family 8 protein yields MHNDTINLLVTFDKNYIKPFQTMLVSLLANNPRETVHVWLLHSAIPQEELQALEEYCSLRCVPLTPLQVDRAIFQNAPISKRYPQEMYYRLLAPHLLPESLEKVLYLDPDILVINPLRPLWDVELKGCAFAAASHTGITEIMNDINRVRLGTEHDYYNTGVLLMDLEKARELVKTDAIFKCVSEHESDLLLPDQDVFNFLYGQQTMQVDDAIWNYDARYYSNYLIRSGGIINLEWVMQKTAVLHFCGKRKPWAASYSHRFGSLYKHYMQAAAR; encoded by the coding sequence ATGCATAATGACACAATCAATCTGCTTGTGACCTTTGATAAAAACTATATAAAACCGTTTCAAACCATGTTAGTGTCTCTGCTTGCTAATAATCCTCGGGAAACCGTACATGTATGGCTGCTGCATAGCGCGATCCCCCAGGAGGAGCTTCAAGCCCTGGAAGAATACTGCAGCTTGCGCTGTGTACCCTTAACTCCACTGCAGGTAGACCGTGCAATCTTCCAGAATGCCCCCATTTCAAAAAGGTACCCTCAGGAGATGTATTACCGCTTGCTGGCTCCCCATCTTCTTCCTGAGTCCTTGGAAAAGGTTCTTTATCTTGATCCGGATATCCTTGTGATTAATCCCCTTCGCCCATTGTGGGATGTGGAACTTAAAGGGTGTGCCTTTGCCGCCGCGTCCCATACCGGAATTACGGAGATAATGAATGATATCAATCGTGTAAGGCTGGGTACCGAGCATGACTATTACAATACCGGTGTTTTGTTGATGGATTTAGAAAAGGCCAGGGAGCTTGTCAAGACAGATGCTATTTTTAAGTGTGTCAGCGAACACGAATCGGACCTTCTGCTCCCGGATCAGGATGTTTTTAATTTCCTGTATGGACAGCAGACCATGCAGGTGGACGATGCCATATGGAACTATGATGCCAGGTATTACTCTAATTACCTCATAAGAAGCGGCGGCATTATTAATCTGGAATGGGTAATGCAGAAGACGGCGGTTCTTCATTTCTGCGGAAAAAGAAAACCCTGGGCAGCATCCTATTCCCATCGCTTTGGGTCTCTGTATAAGCATTATATGCAGGCTGCCGCCAGATAG
- the yyaC gene encoding spore protease YyaC, with product MKLWERIAIRGNRDVFYYDTKQVFQAEEFASRLYDMIRMEQENGKVAGVLFLCIGTDRSTGDSLGPLIGYKLKEKELEYLEILGTLERPVHAMNLETYQTILKLRYPNHVVVAVDASVGSLEHIGYVTLGKGALKPGLGVSKELRAVGDIFITGIVGSCGNYDPLMLQSIRLSVVMRMADCISYSIYLVEKLWENTALL from the coding sequence ATGAAATTATGGGAAAGAATTGCGATCCGCGGAAACCGGGACGTTTTTTATTATGATACAAAGCAGGTATTCCAGGCAGAGGAGTTTGCTTCCAGGCTTTACGACATGATACGTATGGAGCAGGAAAACGGAAAGGTGGCGGGAGTGCTGTTTTTGTGCATTGGAACCGACCGCTCTACGGGAGACAGTCTTGGACCGCTCATTGGCTACAAGCTGAAGGAAAAGGAGCTGGAATATTTAGAAATTCTGGGGACACTGGAACGTCCGGTCCATGCCATGAATCTGGAGACTTACCAGACCATTTTAAAGCTTCGCTATCCGAATCACGTGGTGGTGGCAGTGGATGCTTCTGTCGGAAGCTTGGAGCATATCGGCTATGTAACACTGGGAAAAGGAGCGTTAAAGCCAGGCCTTGGTGTCAGTAAGGAGCTTCGGGCCGTAGGAGATATTTTTATTACCGGGATCGTAGGGAGCTGCGGTAATTATGACCCTCTGATGCTGCAGAGCATCCGGCTTTCCGTTGTTATGCGCATGGCTGACTGCATCAGCTATAGTATTTATCTTGTCGAAAAGTTATGGGAAAACACTGCCCTGCTTTGA
- a CDS encoding LysM peptidoglycan-binding domain-containing protein produces the protein MGELYNPFPKLPKNIRQIGERDQIVKLYMEDYVNTYLKRLYPAGGQELRVGLLLGGMEFNDGTPYIFIDGALEMEDVTEAGGRVVFSELSWKRAYRNMEQLFPKRSIQGWFLCGRPGDDLSPINYWKQHIQYFGGPNRLMYLSNGADGDETVYITSEDGFYKLKGYSIYYERNQMMQDYMVLRKDVKRIETDTNDKVIEEFRKRMDEHKVEVTDRHQTVGLLRGMCMAMSIVILAGGIVMFNNYERMRSMESVIASAIPAKAEQILIGKKGTEKGGNGESKVIVEEAEGGVYPTTAVSKETMSETMPEQSQAETMAESKAAETMPQETPAATQAPTQAATQPAVQETEAAAENTPRVHVVQEGETLYGICIAEYHTVNKLKEICELNGLDDENKIVAGQKLLLP, from the coding sequence ATGGGTGAATTATATAATCCGTTCCCGAAGCTGCCGAAGAATATAAGGCAGATCGGGGAAAGGGATCAGATTGTAAAATTGTATATGGAAGATTATGTAAATACGTATTTGAAACGTCTGTATCCTGCGGGTGGACAAGAACTCCGGGTTGGTCTTCTGTTAGGCGGCATGGAATTCAATGACGGAACGCCATATATCTTCATTGACGGTGCTTTGGAAATGGAGGATGTGACGGAGGCAGGAGGCCGGGTGGTGTTTTCGGAGCTGTCCTGGAAAAGGGCCTATCGGAATATGGAGCAGCTTTTTCCAAAGCGGTCCATCCAGGGCTGGTTTTTGTGCGGCAGGCCGGGAGATGATTTAAGTCCCATCAATTATTGGAAACAGCATATTCAGTATTTTGGGGGACCCAACAGGCTGATGTATTTAAGCAATGGAGCGGATGGAGACGAAACAGTTTACATAACTTCGGAGGATGGATTTTACAAGCTTAAAGGATACAGCATTTATTATGAGCGAAATCAGATGATGCAGGACTATATGGTACTGCGAAAGGATGTAAAACGTATCGAAACCGATACAAATGATAAGGTAATCGAAGAATTCCGCAAGCGGATGGACGAGCATAAGGTGGAAGTTACGGACCGGCATCAGACGGTAGGGCTTCTCCGGGGCATGTGTATGGCCATGTCAATCGTCATATTAGCTGGCGGAATTGTTATGTTTAACAACTATGAACGGATGCGGAGTATGGAAAGTGTGATCGCATCGGCCATTCCGGCCAAGGCGGAACAGATTTTGATTGGGAAAAAAGGCACGGAAAAAGGAGGTAACGGCGAATCCAAGGTAATTGTGGAAGAGGCAGAGGGAGGCGTTTATCCTACCACTGCAGTAAGTAAGGAGACCATGTCTGAAACTATGCCGGAACAATCCCAGGCGGAGACCATGGCGGAGAGCAAAGCAGCAGAAACGATGCCCCAGGAGACTCCGGCGGCGACACAGGCGCCGACTCAGGCAGCGACTCAGCCAGCAGTCCAGGAAACAGAGGCAGCTGCAGAGAACACTCCGCGGGTTCATGTGGTACAGGAGGGAGAAACTCTTTACGGTATCTGTATAGCCGAATACCATACGGTAAATAAATTAAAAGAAATCTGTGAGCTTAACGGTCTGGATGATGAAAATAAAATTGTAGCCGGCCAGAAATTACTTCTTCCATAG
- a CDS encoding DUF5711 family protein, whose product MIDRNSMNREIKKNQLRRQIVSSSPQEGTDSQEIIKKALTRVKKRRIRIALVLFLVFIAGAIGVYEYFTHYQYTQYGVAWSKDMNEGSYVGYLSFGSNVLKYSKDGASYLDSQGKEVWIQSYEMKSPMACVNGNYAAIADQQGNSIYIFDKSGNTGIATTVLPVVKATVSSYGVVAAILEDSTSNYIYFFKRDGSALDVKIKALLGGDSGYPVDISLSPDGTQLIGAYAYLKNGTLNGRVAFHNFAEIGKSVPDRLVGGFDEPYDSSLVAQVQFLDDTYSCAFADNSVSFYSTKNELSPELIRQVAVEEEIRSVFYSEKYVGLIVNNPEGENPYRLDVYKPNGNLVFSKGFQYQYTHADIDGDHVILYNEDSCRVYNMSGRLKFAGTFDFPISKIRNGRFPNTLIVTGTQNMKEIRLQIGGQYQ is encoded by the coding sequence ATGATTGACAGGAACTCTATGAATCGAGAGATTAAAAAAAACCAGCTTCGGCGGCAGATTGTTTCATCTTCTCCTCAGGAGGGCACAGACAGCCAGGAGATCATAAAAAAAGCCCTCACCAGGGTGAAAAAGAGAAGGATCAGGATCGCTCTGGTGCTGTTTTTGGTGTTTATAGCAGGAGCCATAGGTGTTTATGAGTATTTTACCCATTATCAGTACACCCAGTATGGCGTAGCCTGGAGTAAAGATATGAATGAGGGAAGCTATGTGGGATATCTTAGCTTTGGTTCCAATGTATTAAAATACAGCAAGGATGGAGCCTCCTATCTGGATTCCCAGGGGAAAGAAGTCTGGATACAAAGCTATGAAATGAAATCTCCCATGGCATGCGTAAACGGGAATTATGCGGCTATTGCGGACCAGCAGGGAAATTCCATTTATATCTTTGATAAATCAGGTAATACTGGTATAGCGACTACGGTGCTTCCTGTCGTGAAGGCAACGGTGTCCTCTTACGGAGTGGTGGCCGCGATCCTGGAGGACTCCACATCAAATTATATTTATTTCTTTAAGCGGGATGGAAGCGCCCTTGATGTAAAGATCAAGGCACTTTTAGGAGGGGATTCTGGTTATCCGGTGGATATCAGCTTGTCCCCTGATGGCACCCAGCTGATCGGTGCTTATGCATATTTGAAAAACGGAACGTTAAACGGCAGGGTGGCTTTTCACAATTTTGCGGAAATCGGCAAAAGCGTTCCTGACAGACTGGTGGGCGGTTTTGATGAGCCTTATGATTCTTCCCTTGTCGCCCAGGTCCAGTTCCTTGACGATACATACTCCTGTGCCTTTGCTGACAACAGCGTATCTTTTTACTCCACTAAGAATGAGCTTTCTCCGGAGCTGATCCGGCAGGTAGCCGTGGAAGAGGAGATAAGGAGCGTGTTTTATTCGGAAAAATATGTTGGGCTTATTGTAAACAACCCGGAAGGAGAAAATCCCTACCGTCTGGATGTGTACAAGCCCAATGGGAATCTTGTGTTTTCCAAAGGTTTCCAATATCAGTACACCCATGCGGATATTGACGGGGACCATGTAATTTTGTATAATGAAGATTCTTGCAGAGTCTATAACATGTCCGGAAGGCTTAAGTTTGCCGGGACATTTGATTTTCCGATATCTAAGATTAGAAACGGCAGGTTCCCCAATACTCTGATCGTAACCGGCACCCAAAACATGAAAGAAATAAGATTACAAATAGGAGGACAATACCAATGA